GGAGGAATGGATCTATATGTCATGAATAAAAAAGATAAAACTTGGGATACACCTATAAATTTGGGAGCCAAGGTAAACACTGCAGGTAATGAAGTTTTTCCTTTTATTAAGAAAGATGGCACCTTGTATTTTGCGTCTAATGGCCACGAAGGTTTGGGTGGTTTAGATATTTATTCGGTTCAAGAAAAAAATGGTGCCTGGTTAGAACCCAAAAACCTTATGGCTCCAATGAATAGTAGGGATGATGATTTTGCATTAATTTTTAATAAAGATTTGCAAAGTGGATATTTTAGTTCGAACAGAAGTACCAGTATCTACACTAAAACAACCGATGATAATATTTACTATTTCAATGTATTAAAACCTCAACCAATTGCATTTAATATAAGTTTAAGAGATAGTGTTACCGACACCGAACTGAGTGATGCAGAAATTACAGTTACTGATGCAGAAGGCAACAGTACAACACAAAAATCTACAAAAGGAACATTTTCGATTGATTTAATTCCAAATAAGACCTATCGGATTAACACCAATGTTTTTGCTTATATCAATCAACAAATTGATTGGTCAACATCAAAAAAAGAACTTAATAAAGTTATAAAACTCCAACGTTCCCTAGGTATTGATATTGAGGTAACTGTGAATGAGAGTTTTCTAAACCCTACCGGAGTGGAAGGATTAAAAGTTAACCTTGTAAAAGTAAACACGAACAAAACAGAGGAATTTGTTTCTACGCAAAATGGAAAAATAAACGCTGTAATTCAACCTGAATCCTCCTATTATATTATTGCTTCCGGAAATGGGCGTAACTCAAATAAGTACTTTGTGAGCACCATCGGCATAACCGAAGGAAACAAGCTATATAAAATTATTTATTTAATAAATTCATTAGATCCTGCATCTAATAAAAAATACTGCATTCTGGCCGGAACACTCTATGATAAAGCCACAAACGAACCAATCAGAGATGCAAAAATTACTTTTTATGATGCAGCCTCAAATACAAAAAAACAAGAAGCATTAACTGATGCATATGGCAAATACACTTTTTATAATTTAGATTTATTTGTAGACTATAAATTAATAGTTGCAAAGGAAGGATACTTTACCCAAAGTGCTGATTTTAGTACTAAGAATGAACGAAACTGCAAATCGTTTATACGAAACTTCACCCTTGATAAAATTGTATTAAACAAAGCCATTAAAATTGAGAATATTTATTTCGACAGTGGCAAGTGGAACATACGAGCAGATGCCGCATTGGAGTTAAACAAGGTAGTAAAATTATTAAAAGATAATCCAACAATTATTATTGAATTAAGTTCCCATACCGATTCACGTGGCACCTCAGAAAGTAATTTAACATTATCCGATAATAGAGCAAAAGCGTCTGCACAATATATGATTGACAATGGAATCGAAAAATCCAGAGTGAGCGGGAAAGGATATGGTGAATCAATACCATTAAATAAGTGTAGCGACGGTGTTACTTGCACGGATGCAGAATATCAAGTTAACCGAAGGACAGAATTCAAAGTGGTAGGAAATATTAATTAGTTCAGCCAATTTCAAAAATAAAGCCCTGCAAATAAAACTGCAGGGCTTTTCTTTTCTTAGTAATATTCTATATTATTGTAAGTGCTTTTAACTACATGAATATGAATTATCCTTATCAAATCAAATCATTCGAAGAATATACCGCTGCTTACAAGCAAAGTGTTGAGCATCCAAATGAATTTTGGGCAGCAATAGCAGATAATTTCAAATGGAAAAAAAAGTGGAATTCTGTTCTGGAATGGAATTTCAAGGAACCCAGTATTAAATGGTTTGCAGGAGCCAAGCTAAATATTACCGAAAACTGTTTAGATCGACACCTCGAAACAAATGCAAATACGGTTGCACTGCTTTGGGAAAGCAATAACCCTAAGGAAGCAGCGCGGGTTATTACTTATAAAGAGTTGCATTTTCTGGTATGTCAGTTTGGAAATGTGCTAAAAAACAATGGTGTAAAAAAAGGAGATCGTGTTTGTATCTATATGGGAATGATTCCTGAATTGGCAATTGCAGTGTTGGCCTGTGCAAGAATTGGTGCAGTACATTCAGTTGTTTTTGGCGGCTTTTCAGCTCAATCTATTTCCGACCGCTTGCACGATGCTAAAGCCGAATTTATTATTACCTGCGATGGTGCATACAGAGGAGCTAAGGATATTCCTTTAAAAAATGTAATTGATGATGCACTTATCAATTGCGATTTTGTAAAAAGAGTGATTGTTTGCGAACGAACCGACACACCGGTGAGTATGATAAAAGATCGGGATGTTTGGTGGCAAGATGAAGTTCAAAAGGTCATTGAGCAAGGAAATCCGGACTGTCCTGCTGAAGAAATGGATGCTGAAGATGTATTGTTTATTTTATATACCTCAGGCTCTACCGGCAAACCCAAAGGTGTGGTGCACACATGCGCGGGATACATGATTTGGGCGAATTATTCGTTTGTTAATGTTTTTCAATATCAACCTGGGCAGGTTCACTTTTGCACTGCGGATATTGGGTGGATAACCGGACATAGCTATATTGTTTATGGACCACTCTCAGCCGGTGCCACCAGTTTAATGTTTGAAGGTATTCCAACTTATCCGGATGCTGGTAGATTTTGGGAAATTATTGAAAAGCATAAAGTAAGTATCTTATACACCGCTCCAACAGCAATTCGCAGTTTGATGGGATTTGGAACCGACATCTTAAACGGCAAAGATTTGACCTCCTTAAAAGTGCTTGGAACAGTTGGTGAACCCATAAATGAAGAAGCATGGCATTGGTATCATAAAAATATAGGAAAAGAAAATTGCCCCGTTGTTGATACGTGGTGGCAAACTGAAACCGGTGGAATTATGATTTCTAATATGGCAGGTGTTACACCTCACAAGCCTGCTCATGCCACCTTGCCCCTTCCAGGAATTCAGCCTTGCCTAGTAGATGAGCATGCACAGGAAATAGAAGGAAATAACGTCAGTGGAAATCTTTGCATTAAATTTCCATGGCCCGGCATGCTTCGAACTACCTATGGAGACCATGAACGCTGCCGAATTAATTATTTTGCAACTTATCCCAATTTATATTTCACCGGCGATGGCTGCCTGCGTGACGAGGTTGGAAATTATAGAATAACTGGACGTGTTGATGATGTGCTTAACGTTAGCGGTCACCGAATTGGTACAGCCGAAATAGAAAATGCAATAAATATGCACTCAGGAGTTGTTGAAAGTGCAGTAGTTGGCTATCCTCACGATATAAAAGGTCAGGGCGTTTACGCATATGTAATTTACAATGGGCATCATGGCGATTTAAATCTTGCAAAGCAAGACATTACTCTTACCGTTGCCAAGATAATAGGCGCAATTGCGAAACCAGATAAA
The sequence above is a segment of the Bacteroidota bacterium genome. Coding sequences within it:
- a CDS encoding OmpA family protein; the encoded protein is MKNKSLIFILSSILLLNFLQSNAQSVQKKANKLYSAMAYDKAIPKFLAVLKKDSMNVENGLKLADCYRLTNNSAQAERWYSKSVKAGKGIAIHKLYYAQALMGVGKYAEARKWLEAYKLAEPGDGRAESLIKSIDNINGYSEDSQNFKIEKINCNGPYTDFGAVEFGNGIIFVSARERNQAINRTNGWTGEKFFALYQAEGKATTFSTPKLFEKSIQTVYNDGPLCINKAGNELYITTNNIEEGKTRRSKEGVVKLKIYKYVLVENEWVFDDTLPPNNDQYNVAHASLSEDGNKLYFSSDMPGGMGGMDLYVMNKKDKTWDTPINLGAKVNTAGNEVFPFIKKDGTLYFASNGHEGLGGLDIYSVQEKNGAWLEPKNLMAPMNSRDDDFALIFNKDLQSGYFSSNRSTSIYTKTTDDNIYYFNVLKPQPIAFNISLRDSVTDTELSDAEITVTDAEGNSTTQKSTKGTFSIDLIPNKTYRINTNVFAYINQQIDWSTSKKELNKVIKLQRSLGIDIEVTVNESFLNPTGVEGLKVNLVKVNTNKTEEFVSTQNGKINAVIQPESSYYIIASGNGRNSNKYFVSTIGITEGNKLYKIIYLINSLDPASNKKYCILAGTLYDKATNEPIRDAKITFYDAASNTKKQEALTDAYGKYTFYNLDLFVDYKLIVAKEGYFTQSADFSTKNERNCKSFIRNFTLDKIVLNKAIKIENIYFDSGKWNIRADAALELNKVVKLLKDNPTIIIELSSHTDSRGTSESNLTLSDNRAKASAQYMIDNGIEKSRVSGKGYGESIPLNKCSDGVTCTDAEYQVNRRTEFKVVGNIN
- the acs gene encoding acetate--CoA ligase — translated: MNYPYQIKSFEEYTAAYKQSVEHPNEFWAAIADNFKWKKKWNSVLEWNFKEPSIKWFAGAKLNITENCLDRHLETNANTVALLWESNNPKEAARVITYKELHFLVCQFGNVLKNNGVKKGDRVCIYMGMIPELAIAVLACARIGAVHSVVFGGFSAQSISDRLHDAKAEFIITCDGAYRGAKDIPLKNVIDDALINCDFVKRVIVCERTDTPVSMIKDRDVWWQDEVQKVIEQGNPDCPAEEMDAEDVLFILYTSGSTGKPKGVVHTCAGYMIWANYSFVNVFQYQPGQVHFCTADIGWITGHSYIVYGPLSAGATSLMFEGIPTYPDAGRFWEIIEKHKVSILYTAPTAIRSLMGFGTDILNGKDLTSLKVLGTVGEPINEEAWHWYHKNIGKENCPVVDTWWQTETGGIMISNMAGVTPHKPAHATLPLPGIQPCLVDEHAQEIEGNNVSGNLCIKFPWPGMLRTTYGDHERCRINYFATYPNLYFTGDGCLRDEVGNYRITGRVDDVLNVSGHRIGTAEIENAINMHSGVVESAVVGYPHDIKGQGVYAYVIYNGHHGDLNLAKQDITLTVAKIIGAIAKPDKIQFVSGLPKTRSGKIMRRILRKIAEGETSNLGDTSTLLDPGIVEEIKNGKL